From a region of the Salvelinus sp. IW2-2015 unplaced genomic scaffold, ASM291031v2 Un_scaffold3706, whole genome shotgun sequence genome:
- the LOC112076363 gene encoding LOW QUALITY PROTEIN: insulin-like growth factor 2 mRNA-binding protein 2 (The sequence of the model RefSeq protein was modified relative to this genomic sequence to represent the inferred CDS: inserted 2 bases in 2 codons), which yields MEACCKAEGEVMRKLRDAYENDIAAVNQQTNLIPGLNLNALGIFSTGLSVLPPATGPRGAHPFLCPSSHLGALYGVPPASAIQCQHSQSPEQEVVYLLIPTQXVGALIGKKGQHIKQLARFAGASIKIAPAEXPGVTERMVINTGPPAAQFKAQGRIFGKLKEENFFTARDEVKLETHIKVPSNAAGRIIGKGGKTVNELQNLTSAEVIVPRDQTPDENDEVFVKISGHFFASQSAQRKIREIIQQVKQQEQKHQQQGAPSMHHSK from the exons ATGGAGGCGTGCTGTAAGGCTGAGGGGGAGGTCATGAGGAAACTGAGGGACGCCTACGAGAACGACATCGCTGCTGTTAAC CAACAAACCAACCTTATCCCGGGGCTGAACCTGAACGCTCTGGGAATCTTCTCCACCGGTTTGTCTGTTTTACCGCCAGCAACAGGCCCCCGAGGAGCACACCCCTTCCTA TGTCCCTCTTCGCATCTTGGTGCTTTATATGGGGTTCCACCAGCCAGTGCCATACAGTGCCAGCACTCG cAGTCCCCAGAGCAGGAGGTGGTGTATCTCTTAATCCCAACCC CTGTAGGGGCCCTGATCGGGAAGAAGGGGCAGCACATCAAACAGCTAGCACGCTTCGCTGGGGCCTCCATCAAG ATCGCCCCAGCAG ACCCTGGCGTCACTGAGAGGATGGTCATCAACACCGGACCTCCAGCAGCTCAGTTTAAG GCCCAGGGCAGGATATTTGGGAAGCTGAAAGAGGAGAACTTCTTCACAGCGAGGGACGAAGTGAAGCTAGAGACACATATCAAAGTTCCCTCGAATGCAGCGGGACGCATCATCGGCAAGGGGGGCAAAACC GTCAATGAGCTGCAGAATCTGACCAGTGCGGAGGTCATCGTGCCACGAGACCAAACGCCAGACGAGAACGATGAGGTCTTCGTAAAGATCAGCGGCCATTTCTTCGCCAGTCAG TCTGCTCAGAGGAAGATCCGTGAGATCATCCAGCAGGTGAAACAGCAGGAACAGAAACACCAGCAGCAGGGAGCTCCCAGCATGCACCACTCTAAGTGA